The proteins below are encoded in one region of Bombus vancouverensis nearcticus chromosome 8, iyBomVanc1_principal, whole genome shotgun sequence:
- the LOC117165404 gene encoding survival motor neuron protein-like isoform X1 — translation MADDMNVLFIRGNGNVCMDTDTANDNVWDDSALIEAYDKAINLAKEEVIKRMGMDVGNSQPKENLQNLKQPKHASKLHKKWIIGAPYRAIYSEDGEICEAIISKIYENNGTC, via the exons atggcagatgatatgaatgttctttttatacgaggaaatggaaacgtatgtatg gatacagacacagccaatgataatgtttgggatgatagtgcattaatagaagcatatgataaagcaataaatttagcaaaagaagaagttatcaagcgaatgggaatggatgttggaaattctcaaccgaaagaaaacctacaaaatcttaagcagcctaaacacgcaagtaaattacacaag aaatggatcataggagcaccttatcgtgcaatatactcagaggatggagaaatttgtgaagctataatatcaaaaatttacgaaaacaatggcacgtgttga
- the LOC117165404 gene encoding uncharacterized protein LOC117165404 isoform X5, which produces MADDMNVLFIRGNGNVCMDTDTANDNVWDDSALIEAYDKAINLAKEEVIKRMGMDVGNSQPKENLQNLKQPKHAKMDHRSTLSCNILRGWRNL; this is translated from the exons atggcagatgatatgaatgttctttttatacgaggaaatggaaacgtatgtatg gatacagacacagccaatgataatgtttgggatgatagtgcattaatagaagcatatgataaagcaataaatttagcaaaagaagaagttatcaagcgaatgggaatggatgttggaaattctcaaccgaaagaaaacctacaaaatcttaagcagcctaaacacgcaa aaatggatcataggagcaccttatcgtgcaatatactcagaggatggagaaatttgtga
- the LOC117165404 gene encoding survival motor neuron protein-like isoform X4, with protein MYGNGNDTDTANDNVWDDSALIEAYDKAINLAKEEVIKRMGMDVGNSQPKENLQNLKQPKHASKLHKKWIIGAPYRAIYSEDGEICEAIISKIYENNGTC; from the exons atgtatggtaatggaaac gatacagacacagccaatgataatgtttgggatgatagtgcattaatagaagcatatgataaagcaataaatttagcaaaagaagaagttatcaagcgaatgggaatggatgttggaaattctcaaccgaaagaaaacctacaaaatcttaagcagcctaaacacgcaagtaaattacacaag aaatggatcataggagcaccttatcgtgcaatatactcagaggatggagaaatttgtgaagctataatatcaaaaatttacgaaaacaatggcacgtgttga
- the LOC117165404 gene encoding survival motor neuron protein-like isoform X2 yields the protein MADDMNVLFIRGNGNDTDTANDNVWDDSALIEAYDKAINLAKEEVIKRMGMDVGNSQPKENLQNLKQPKHASKLHKKWIIGAPYRAIYSEDGEICEAIISKIYENNGTC from the exons atggcagatgatatgaatgttctttttatacgaggaaatggaaac gatacagacacagccaatgataatgtttgggatgatagtgcattaatagaagcatatgataaagcaataaatttagcaaaagaagaagttatcaagcgaatgggaatggatgttggaaattctcaaccgaaagaaaacctacaaaatcttaagcagcctaaacacgcaagtaaattacacaag aaatggatcataggagcaccttatcgtgcaatatactcagaggatggagaaatttgtgaagctataatatcaaaaatttacgaaaacaatggcacgtgttga
- the LOC117165404 gene encoding survival motor neuron protein-like isoform X3 → MIQDQQNDQCDTDTANDNVWDDSALIEAYDKAINLAKEEVIKRMGMDVGNSQPKENLQNLKQPKHASKLHKKWIIGAPYRAIYSEDGEICEAIISKIYENNGTC, encoded by the exons atgatacaagaccagcaaaatgatcaatgt gatacagacacagccaatgataatgtttgggatgatagtgcattaatagaagcatatgataaagcaataaatttagcaaaagaagaagttatcaagcgaatgggaatggatgttggaaattctcaaccgaaagaaaacctacaaaatcttaagcagcctaaacacgcaagtaaattacacaag aaatggatcataggagcaccttatcgtgcaatatactcagaggatggagaaatttgtgaagctataatatcaaaaatttacgaaaacaatggcacgtgttga